A window from Methylocystis sp. MJC1 encodes these proteins:
- a CDS encoding N-acetylmuramoyl-L-alanine amidase produces the protein MRQPPFCRKKTSSRLAFGAAAAVLAGLGVARAAEPPAPISAIAGHVETLADHARLVFELTQAVKANAHVSANPARVIVDLPEVAFHIDPKDGHASGKSKLLKSYRYGQFAPGRSRVVIDLAAPAQILRAESEPAGDGSRLIVELAPTSEAQFNAAAAQSAAALAQAEPTPAEATAAATPSDKPVVVIDPGHGGVDMGATGKHGEQEKAVVFEFARALAAKIEAGGRLKTVLTRNEDIFLPLNERVQIAHRNNAALFLSIHADTLAEGHVEGATVYTVSTKASDAEAAKIAEKENLADKAAGVESKQDVEQVGDILFELTQRETRAFSAQFSQTLISHWKEAGSLNKNPARAAGFVVLKSYDIPSVLLELGYLSSEKDLARLTSVEWRDRAAGKTAEAIEAFFAARSREARAPVKQERPQ, from the coding sequence ATGCGACAGCCGCCTTTCTGCCGGAAAAAGACCAGCTCGCGCCTCGCTTTCGGCGCGGCGGCGGCCGTTCTGGCCGGCTTGGGCGTCGCCCGGGCCGCGGAGCCCCCCGCCCCTATCTCGGCGATCGCCGGCCACGTAGAGACGCTCGCCGACCACGCCCGCCTCGTTTTCGAGCTGACGCAAGCTGTGAAGGCGAATGCGCATGTTTCCGCCAATCCGGCGCGCGTCATTGTCGATCTGCCCGAGGTCGCCTTCCATATAGACCCCAAGGACGGCCACGCCTCCGGCAAATCCAAGCTCCTGAAATCCTACCGTTACGGCCAATTCGCGCCAGGCCGCTCGCGGGTCGTCATCGACCTTGCGGCGCCGGCGCAGATTTTACGGGCCGAGAGCGAGCCCGCCGGCGACGGGTCGCGACTGATCGTCGAGCTGGCGCCGACCTCCGAAGCGCAATTCAACGCCGCCGCCGCCCAGAGCGCCGCCGCCCTGGCGCAGGCCGAGCCCACGCCCGCCGAGGCGACAGCCGCCGCGACGCCTTCGGACAAGCCGGTCGTCGTCATCGACCCCGGCCATGGCGGGGTCGACATGGGCGCGACGGGCAAGCACGGGGAGCAGGAAAAAGCCGTGGTTTTCGAATTCGCCCGCGCGCTCGCGGCGAAGATCGAGGCGGGCGGCCGGCTAAAAACCGTGCTGACGCGCAATGAGGACATTTTCCTGCCGCTCAATGAGCGCGTCCAGATCGCCCATCGCAACAACGCCGCGCTCTTTTTGTCGATCCACGCCGACACGCTCGCCGAGGGCCATGTCGAGGGCGCGACGGTCTATACGGTTTCGACCAAGGCCTCCGACGCCGAGGCCGCGAAAATCGCGGAAAAGGAAAATTTGGCGGACAAGGCGGCGGGCGTCGAGAGCAAGCAGGACGTCGAGCAGGTCGGCGACATCCTCTTCGAGCTCACCCAGCGCGAGACCCGCGCTTTCAGCGCCCAGTTTTCGCAAACGCTGATCTCGCATTGGAAGGAGGCCGGCAGCCTCAATAAGAACCCCGCGCGCGCAGCCGGATTCGTCGTGCTCAAATCCTACGACATTCCCTCGGTGCTGTTGGAGCTTGGCTATCTTTCCAGCGAGAAGGACCTCGCGCGATTGACTTCGGTGGAATGGCGCGATCGCGCCGCAGGCAAGACCGCCGAAGCGATCGAGGCCTTTTTCGCCGCGCGTTCGCGGGAGGCGCGCGCGCCCGTCAAGCAAGAGCGCCCACAATAA
- a CDS encoding Rne/Rng family ribonuclease, whose translation MANKMLIDASHPEETRVVVLRGNRVQEFDFEAADKKPLRGNIYLAKVTRVEPSLQAAFVDYGGNRHGFLAFAEIHPDYYQIPVADRQALIEEESRAHREHEEEEHRPHGRRRSRRRQHETAEKRAAEDETLVSEPVDVEALIEAAEEGEAPDAEAGAPTIVVEAESAESSEAVAPTDVEVEAETVQPESAKAEEAAAPVAEEARHTISVDPSGFGSVEEGEAEEFAEESSAPDHELKARRQDERDEERERAREENTDEAQEDEESSDEEGAEADEEEAAIHARAPAEEEHHDDDHDDDDHDEEEHVEHIGGDAMDEAPFRVVRPRRQYKIQEVIKRRQVLLVQVVKEERGNKGAALTTYLSLAGRYSVLMPNTARGGGISRKITDGADRKRLKEIVHDLEVPEGMGVILRTAGATRTKAEVKRDFEYLLRLWESVRELTLRSSAPMLVYEEGSLIKRAIRDLYGRDVEEIVVSGDDAYREAKDFMRMLMPSHAKNVKQHREPVPIFAEAGVEAQLDAMFSNNVTLKSGGYLVINQTEALVAIDVNSGRSTREHNIEDTALRTNLEAADEVARQLRLRDLAGLIVVDFIDMEESRNNRAVERRLKDALKNDRARIQVGRISHFGLLEMSRQRIRAGVVEGSTVPCPHCAGAGHVRSTASVALHVLRVLEEALLKSASHDVTLRTRAVVALYILNQKRSHLQAMENRFGVHITVAADDTLTGANYHALERGEPASGPRIPAAPAPLRVDSVEAEPLEEEILEEEAFAEEEIAEVGEPAVANGRRESREPRHANGEEGEESAQRSRRRRRRRGRGGGLNGEAVLTPGAEQPSDEGLAFMAAIEGQPAPREAREPRATRGRGPGRWRRSAPLPDEFRDPSALFPSDEGAQEQEALVTPREAHMPDLAPEAEGAASTIATPAPQLPAESPLAPTAPEPAPVKAPKAAVAEVETQPEVAPAEPVSTPPAAETPAPSEAAAPAPESVTPRKPTEVVITKADPSAPKKGGWWQRVKTPFGE comes from the coding sequence ATGGCAAACAAAATGCTGATCGACGCCTCCCATCCGGAGGAGACGCGCGTCGTTGTATTGCGCGGTAACCGCGTCCAGGAATTCGACTTCGAAGCCGCAGACAAAAAACCGCTCCGCGGCAACATTTATCTCGCCAAGGTCACCCGCGTGGAGCCTTCGCTCCAGGCCGCCTTCGTGGATTACGGCGGAAATCGCCACGGCTTCCTGGCCTTCGCCGAGATTCACCCGGATTATTACCAGATCCCCGTCGCTGACCGTCAGGCGCTGATCGAGGAAGAGAGCCGCGCGCATCGCGAGCATGAGGAGGAGGAGCACCGCCCGCATGGTCGCCGCCGCTCCCGCCGCCGCCAGCACGAGACGGCCGAAAAGCGCGCCGCCGAGGATGAGACGCTCGTCAGCGAGCCGGTCGACGTCGAGGCCCTGATCGAGGCCGCCGAGGAGGGCGAAGCCCCCGACGCGGAAGCCGGCGCGCCGACGATCGTCGTCGAGGCCGAGTCGGCCGAATCTTCCGAAGCGGTCGCGCCGACGGACGTCGAAGTCGAGGCCGAAACGGTTCAGCCTGAATCCGCTAAGGCCGAGGAGGCCGCTGCGCCTGTCGCCGAAGAGGCGCGTCACACGATATCCGTCGATCCCTCGGGGTTCGGCTCGGTGGAAGAGGGCGAGGCCGAAGAATTCGCCGAAGAGTCTTCCGCCCCCGACCATGAGCTGAAGGCCCGTCGCCAGGACGAGCGCGACGAAGAGCGCGAGCGCGCCCGCGAGGAAAACACGGACGAAGCTCAAGAGGACGAGGAAAGCTCGGACGAGGAAGGCGCGGAGGCCGATGAAGAAGAGGCCGCGATCCACGCCCGCGCCCCGGCCGAGGAAGAACATCACGACGACGACCACGACGACGACGACCACGACGAGGAAGAGCACGTCGAGCACATCGGCGGCGACGCCATGGACGAGGCGCCCTTCCGCGTGGTGCGTCCGCGCCGCCAGTATAAGATCCAGGAAGTCATCAAGCGCCGTCAGGTGCTGCTCGTTCAGGTCGTCAAGGAGGAGCGCGGCAACAAGGGCGCGGCCCTCACCACCTATCTCTCGCTCGCCGGCCGCTATTCGGTGCTGATGCCCAACACCGCGCGTGGCGGCGGCATTTCCCGCAAGATCACCGACGGCGCTGACCGCAAGCGCCTCAAGGAGATCGTCCACGACCTCGAAGTGCCCGAGGGGATGGGCGTCATCCTGCGCACCGCCGGCGCGACCCGCACCAAGGCCGAGGTCAAGCGCGACTTCGAATATCTGCTGCGGCTCTGGGAGAGCGTGCGCGAGCTGACGCTGCGCTCTTCGGCGCCGATGCTCGTCTATGAGGAAGGCTCGCTCATCAAGCGCGCCATCCGCGACCTCTACGGGCGCGACGTCGAGGAGATCGTGGTCTCCGGCGACGACGCCTATCGCGAGGCCAAGGACTTCATGCGCATGCTCATGCCGAGCCATGCGAAGAATGTGAAGCAGCATCGCGAGCCGGTGCCGATCTTCGCGGAAGCGGGGGTCGAGGCGCAGCTCGACGCCATGTTCTCGAATAACGTCACGCTGAAGTCCGGCGGCTATCTGGTCATCAACCAGACCGAGGCGCTGGTCGCGATCGACGTGAATTCCGGCCGTTCGACCCGCGAGCACAATATCGAGGACACGGCGCTGCGCACCAATCTGGAGGCGGCGGACGAAGTCGCCCGCCAGCTCCGCCTGCGCGACCTCGCCGGCCTCATCGTGGTCGATTTCATCGACATGGAGGAGAGCCGCAACAATCGCGCTGTCGAGCGGCGGCTGAAAGATGCGCTCAAGAACGACCGCGCCCGCATCCAGGTCGGCCGCATTTCGCATTTCGGCCTTTTGGAGATGTCACGCCAGCGCATCCGCGCCGGCGTCGTCGAGGGCTCGACCGTGCCCTGCCCGCATTGCGCGGGCGCCGGGCATGTGCGGTCCACCGCCTCGGTCGCGTTGCACGTATTGCGCGTGCTGGAGGAGGCGCTGCTCAAGAGCGCGTCGCATGACGTGACGCTGCGCACCCGCGCCGTCGTTGCGCTCTACATCCTCAACCAGAAGCGCTCCCATCTGCAGGCGATGGAGAATCGCTTCGGCGTGCACATCACCGTCGCGGCCGACGATACGTTGACGGGCGCCAATTATCACGCGCTGGAGCGCGGCGAGCCGGCCTCCGGTCCGCGCATCCCCGCCGCGCCGGCGCCGCTGCGCGTCGATTCGGTCGAGGCTGAACCGCTCGAGGAGGAAATCCTCGAAGAAGAGGCTTTCGCCGAGGAAGAAATCGCCGAGGTTGGAGAGCCTGCTGTCGCCAATGGTCGCCGCGAGAGCCGCGAGCCGCGTCACGCGAATGGGGAAGAAGGCGAAGAGAGCGCCCAGCGCTCCCGCCGTCGCCGTCGCCGTCGCGGTCGCGGCGGCGGGCTCAATGGTGAGGCGGTTTTGACCCCTGGCGCCGAGCAGCCGTCCGACGAGGGCCTCGCCTTCATGGCGGCGATCGAAGGACAGCCCGCGCCCCGCGAGGCGCGGGAGCCGCGGGCGACACGCGGCCGCGGTCCAGGCCGCTGGCGCCGTTCGGCGCCGCTGCCGGACGAGTTCCGCGATCCCTCCGCACTCTTCCCGTCCGACGAGGGCGCGCAGGAGCAGGAAGCTTTGGTGACCCCGCGCGAGGCGCATATGCCGGACTTAGCGCCCGAGGCGGAGGGCGCTGCGTCGACCATAGCGACGCCTGCGCCGCAACTGCCGGCGGAGTCGCCTTTGGCGCCGACCGCGCCCGAGCCGGCTCCAGTAAAGGCGCCGAAGGCTGCGGTCGCCGAGGTCGAAACCCAGCCGGAAGTTGCGCCGGCAGAGCCAGTGTCGACCCCGCCGGCGGCGGAGACGCCGGCCCCGTCCGAGGCCGCCGCGCCCGCGCCCGAGTCGGTCACGCCAAGGAAGCCGACCGAGGTGGTGATCACCAAGGCCGATCCATCCGCGCCGAAAAAAGGCGGCTGGTGGCAGCGGGTGAAGACTCCCTTCGGGGAGTAA